From a region of the Arvicanthis niloticus isolate mArvNil1 chromosome 6, mArvNil1.pat.X, whole genome shotgun sequence genome:
- the LOC117711706 gene encoding olfactory receptor 3A1-like isoform X1, with amino-acid sequence MRKTSYFRGFSREFMESKFESNGTAVTEFILLGLVETAGLQPAIFVIFLFAYLLTVGGNLSILAAVLVEPKLHTPMYFFLGNLSMLDVGCISVTVPSMLGRLLSHKRTVPYGACLTQLFFFHQLAGVDCFLLTAMAYDRFLAICRPLTYSTRMNHSVQRILVATSWACAFSNALTHTVAISTLNFCGPNVINHFYCDLPQLFQLSCSSTQLNELLLFGLGVLMAGAPVILIVTSYINVAAAVLRIQSSEGRKKAFSTCSSHLTVVGIFYGTGVFSYMRLGSVEASDKDKGIGILNTVISPMLNPLIYSLRNPDVQGALRRVLTGKRDIA; translated from the coding sequence GAATTCATGGAGTCCAAATTTGAGAGCAATGGAACAGCAGTTACCGAGTTCATTCTTCTGGGCTTGGTAGAGACAGCAGGGCTGCAGCCAGCCATCTTTGTAATCTTCCTCTTCGCCTACCTGCTCACAGTTGGGGGCAACCTGAGCATCCTGGCAGCTGTCTTGGTAGAACCCAAACTCCACACCCCCATGTATTTCTTCCTGGGGAATCTGTCCATGCTGGATGTTGGCTGTATCAGTGTCACTGTCCCATCAATGTTGGGTCGTCTCTTGTCCCACAAGCGTACAGTTCCATATGGAGCCTGCCTCACACAGCTCTTCTTCTTTCATCAGCTGGCTGGGGTTGACTGCTTCCTGTTGACAGCCATGGCTTATGACCGCTTCCTGGCCATCTGCCGGCCCCTCACCTATAGCACCCGAATGAACCATTCAGTCCAGAGGATCTTGGTGGCCACATCCTGGGCTTGTGCCTTCAGCAATGCACTGACTCACACTGTCGCCATATCCACACTCAACTTCTGTGGCCCCAATGTGATCAATCACTTCTACTGTGACCTTCCCCAGCTCTTCCAGCTCTCCTGCTCCAGTACCCAGCTCAATGAGCTGCTGCTCTTTGGTCTGGGTGTCCTCATGGCTGGTGCACCTGTGATTCTCATTGTCACCTCTTACATCAATGTGGCAGCTGCAGTTTTGAGAATCCAATCTTCCGAGGGCAGGAAGAAAGCCTTCTCCACATGCAGCTCTCACCTCACTGTGGTAGGCATCTTCTATGGGACAGGGGTCTTCAGCTACATGCGGCTGGGGTCAGTCGAGGCTTCAGACAAGGACAAGGGCATTggcatcctcaacactgtcaTTAGTCCCATGCTGAACCCGCTTATCTACAGCCTTCGGAATCCTGATGTGCAGGGTGCCCTGAGGAGGGTACTCACAGGAAAGCGAGACATAGCATGA
- the LOC117711706 gene encoding olfactory receptor 3A1-like isoform X2 — protein MESKFESNGTAVTEFILLGLVETAGLQPAIFVIFLFAYLLTVGGNLSILAAVLVEPKLHTPMYFFLGNLSMLDVGCISVTVPSMLGRLLSHKRTVPYGACLTQLFFFHQLAGVDCFLLTAMAYDRFLAICRPLTYSTRMNHSVQRILVATSWACAFSNALTHTVAISTLNFCGPNVINHFYCDLPQLFQLSCSSTQLNELLLFGLGVLMAGAPVILIVTSYINVAAAVLRIQSSEGRKKAFSTCSSHLTVVGIFYGTGVFSYMRLGSVEASDKDKGIGILNTVISPMLNPLIYSLRNPDVQGALRRVLTGKRDIA, from the coding sequence ATGGAGTCCAAATTTGAGAGCAATGGAACAGCAGTTACCGAGTTCATTCTTCTGGGCTTGGTAGAGACAGCAGGGCTGCAGCCAGCCATCTTTGTAATCTTCCTCTTCGCCTACCTGCTCACAGTTGGGGGCAACCTGAGCATCCTGGCAGCTGTCTTGGTAGAACCCAAACTCCACACCCCCATGTATTTCTTCCTGGGGAATCTGTCCATGCTGGATGTTGGCTGTATCAGTGTCACTGTCCCATCAATGTTGGGTCGTCTCTTGTCCCACAAGCGTACAGTTCCATATGGAGCCTGCCTCACACAGCTCTTCTTCTTTCATCAGCTGGCTGGGGTTGACTGCTTCCTGTTGACAGCCATGGCTTATGACCGCTTCCTGGCCATCTGCCGGCCCCTCACCTATAGCACCCGAATGAACCATTCAGTCCAGAGGATCTTGGTGGCCACATCCTGGGCTTGTGCCTTCAGCAATGCACTGACTCACACTGTCGCCATATCCACACTCAACTTCTGTGGCCCCAATGTGATCAATCACTTCTACTGTGACCTTCCCCAGCTCTTCCAGCTCTCCTGCTCCAGTACCCAGCTCAATGAGCTGCTGCTCTTTGGTCTGGGTGTCCTCATGGCTGGTGCACCTGTGATTCTCATTGTCACCTCTTACATCAATGTGGCAGCTGCAGTTTTGAGAATCCAATCTTCCGAGGGCAGGAAGAAAGCCTTCTCCACATGCAGCTCTCACCTCACTGTGGTAGGCATCTTCTATGGGACAGGGGTCTTCAGCTACATGCGGCTGGGGTCAGTCGAGGCTTCAGACAAGGACAAGGGCATTggcatcctcaacactgtcaTTAGTCCCATGCTGAACCCGCTTATCTACAGCCTTCGGAATCCTGATGTGCAGGGTGCCCTGAGGAGGGTACTCACAGGAAAGCGAGACATAGCATGA